A window of Salmo trutta chromosome 31, fSalTru1.1, whole genome shotgun sequence contains these coding sequences:
- the LOC115170222 gene encoding serine/threonine-protein kinase MAK isoform X2: MPIHGCCYHSPSRTQFSLPLFSLSVYPLLFSLLSVAREDKMFSENEIRNIVFQVLSGLASVHKHGYFHRDIKPENLLCMGPELVKIADFGLAREIRSQPPYTEYVSTRWYRAPEVLLRSQSYSSPIDIWAVGCIMAELYTLRPLFPGNSEVDEIFKICQVLGTMKKMDWPEGYNLAASMNFRFPQCVPTSLRLLVPNASNEALVLMRDMLQWDPQKRPTAVQALRYLYFQVGQALGPPPQYLEEHKAQSRTAAAQQASSTEPKPLPFCKANLQTILETQPQPTHTQGQGRVHHHQPLQQIHQPQHNTDWDRHSQHQYQPSPLSLVKHTQLQKATPAGCENTVSGFRSGRKRWGQTAVKAADTWEEVDDSDLGISFSKKPSIASLRDKHQDNDNYRFAEPKSNMSSVKQHYLNQSRYLPGVNPKTNKSSFLTSQQQLGRSVWANSSLTRAHGAGLPLTKDNFLSNTYNPGSSSTSSSQKETGSAGHRTHHLATAGHRTHHLATAGGNSAKYEGWKTKSMNPQIPGSSSLNGGGKNPSSRPPTIQPVHGRVDWATKYGGGHR; the protein is encoded by the exons atgcCCATCCATGGCTGTTGCTATCACTCTCCGTCGaggacacagttctctctgccgTTATTTTCCTTATCTGTCTATCCTCttcttttttctctcctctccgttGCCAGAGAAGACAAGATGTTTTCTGAGAATGAAATAAGAAACATTGTTTTCCAAGTTCTGTCTGGCTTAGCGTCTGTCCATAAACACG GTTATTTCCACCGTGACATTAAACCGGAGAACCTGCTCTGTATGGGTCCAGAGTTGGTGAAGATAGCTGACTTTGGATTGGCCAGAGAGATCCGCTCCCAGCCTCCCTACACTGAATACGTCTCAACTAGATG GTACCGAGCCCCTGAGGTTCTCCTGAGGTCCCAGTCCTATAGCTCTCCTATAGACATCTGGGCAGTGGGCTGCATCATGGCAGAGCTCTACACACTCAGACCTCTGTTCCCTGGAAACAGCGAGGTGGACGAGATCTTCAAGATCTGCCAGGTGCTGGGCACCATGAAGAAG ATGGACTGGCCCGAGGGCTACAACCTAGCAGCCTCCATGAACTTCCGTTTCCCCCAGTGTGTCCCGACCAGCCTGCGCTTGCTGGTCCCCAATGCCTCCAATGAGGCCCTGGTTCTGATGAGGGACATGCTGCAGTGGGACCCCCAGAAGAGACCCACCGCCGTACAG gctctgagGTACCTGTACTTCCAGGTGGGTCAGGCGTTGGGTCCTCCACCTCAGTACCTGGAGGAGCACAAAGCCCAGAGCAGGACCGCAGCAGCTCAGCAGGCTTCCTCTACAGAGCCCAAACCTCTCCCCTTCTGTAAGGCCAACCTCCAGACCATTTTAGAGACCCAGCCCCAGCCAACCCACACCCAGGGTCAGGGCAGggtccaccaccaccagccccTCCAGCAAATCCACCAGCCTCAGCACAACACAGACTGGGACAGACACAGCCAGCACCAGTACCAGCCATCCCCACTCAGCCTGGTCAAACACACCCAGCTACAG AAAGCCACTCCAGCGGGGTGTGAGAACACCGTGTCAGGGTTCAGGAGCGGTAGGAAGCGGTGGGGACAGACGGCAGTGAAGGCAGCAGACACCTGGGAAGAGGTGGATGACTCTGATCTGGGCATCTCCTTCTCCAAGAAGCCCAGCATCGCATCTCTCAGGGACAAACACCAGGACAACGACAACTACCG GTTTGCAGAGCCCAAGTCCAACATGTCATCAGTGAAGCAGCACTACCTGAACCAGTCCAGATACCTCCCTG GCGTGAACCCTAAGACCAACAAGAGCAGCTTTCTGACAAGCCAGCAGCAGCTTGGAAGGAGTGTGTGGGCCAACTCCTCTTTAACCAGGGCACATGGAGCAGGACTGCCACTTACTAAAG ATAACTTCCTGAGTAACACCTACAACCCTGGCAGCAGTAGCACGTCATCGTCTCAGAAGGAGACGGGATCAGCTGGACACAGGACCCATCACCTAGCAACCGCTGGACACAGGACCCATCACCTAGCAACCGCAGGAGGAAACTCTGCCA AGTACGAGGGATGGAAGACCAAGTCCATGAATCCTCAGATCCCTGGATCTTCTAGCCTCAACGGTGGAGGGAAGAACCCCTCGTCCAGACCTCCTACTATCCAGCCTGTACACGGACGGGTGGACTGGGCCACCAAGTACGGAGGAGGCCACCGGTAG